The Amycolatopsis tolypomycina region TCGGCGTGGCTGGCGAACACCAGGATGCCCGAACGCTTGACCAGGTCCTTGAGGCGGTCGCGCGCCTTGTTGAGGAACGCCGCGTCGACCGCGCCGATGCCCTCGTCGAGGATGAGGATCTCCGGGTCGATCGACGTGACGACACCCAGCGCCAGCCGCACGCGCATACCGGTGGAGTACGTCCGCAGCGGCATCTTCAGGTAGTCGCCGAGCTCGGTGAACTCCGCGATGTCGTCGACCCGCTTCTCCATCTCCTTCGCGGTCATGCCGAGGAAGAGGCCGCGGATGATGATGTTCTCTTCGCCGGAGATCTCCGGGTCCATGCCGACGCCGAGGTCGAAGACCGGCGCGATCTTGCCATCGATCCGGGCCGACCCGCGGGTCGGCTCGTAGATCCCGGCGAGCAGCCGCAGCAGCGTGGACTTGCCGGCACCGTTGTGCCCGACCAGGCCGACGCGGTCACCCTCGCGGAGGTTCAGGGTCACGTCGTGCAGGGCCTCGATGATCGGCACCTTGGTGTCGGTGCCGATCTTGCCGCCGACCTTGCCGAGGACCTTCTTCTTCATCGACCGGGTCTTCGCGTCGAAGATCGGGAAGTCGACGAAGGCGTTCTGGACGTCAATGCTGACCATTTTGTGTCACACCCAGTAGGAGACGCGGGCACGGTAGTTGCGCATCGCGACGAGCGCGAGCGCCCAGCCGACGACGGTGATGGAGCCGACCACGATCCAGTTGCCGGGGGTGAACGACTGGCCGATCAGCGGCGCCCGGACCACCTGCATGAAGTGGTACAGCGGGTTCGCCTGGATGATCGGGAGCACCCAGGAAATGCCCGACCGCACCCCGCCGCCCATCAGCTGGTCGACCGGCCACACGATCGGCGTGCCGTAGAAGAGCAGCTGGATCAGCGAGTTGATGACCTGCGGGATGTCGCGGAAGCGGGTCGAGATGATGCCCAGCAGCAGCGTCACCCAGCCCGCGTTCAGCGCGAGCAGGAAGAAGCCCGGGATAGCCAGCAGGATGTTCCAGCTCAGGCCGGGGTGGCAGTACAGGCCCGCGTGGCAGAGGCCGTCCGGCGAGCCCAGCGAGTACTGGTTGTCCAGCGCCGAGAAGAAGATCACGAGGATCACGACGTAGACGATCATGTTGTGCGCCAGCAGCAGCGTCTGCCGCCACACCGTGCGCAGCATGTACACGCTCAGTGGTGCCGGGAGCTGCTTGATCAGCCCCTCGTTGGAGATGAACGTCTCCATGCCCTCGGCGAGGCAGCCGCTGATGAAGCCCCACAGGATGAACCCGGTGGACAGGTAGGGCAGGAACACCTCGATCGGCGCGTTGAACAGCTGCGAGTACAGCAGCCCGAGCCCGAGCGCGATGACGGCCTGGCTGATGGTGATCCAGAAGGGCCCGATCACCGAGCGGCGGTAGCGCTGCTTGATGTCCTGCCAGCCGAGGTGACCCCAGAGCTCGCGGGCGCGGAAACCGGCCTTGATGTCGGCGAAGGCACGCGAGAACGTCTTGCTGTCCGACGCCGGCGGAGCGGGCGTCGCCACGGGGGAGTCTGCGGCCTGAACCGTGCTGGTGGCATGCACGTGGACGAGGGTACCGATGGGATCCGCGGCACCCTGGGCAGGGCACTGGCGTCGGGCGGGACCAGGCCCGGCGGCCCACGGGATAAGGTCGGGGACGGACCGCAGCCACGCAGCGACCCGGAGGTCTCCATGTTCATGCTCGGCGAGCACCCGGTCGGTGCCGACCACCCCCCTCTCGTGATCGCCGAGATCGGGATCAACCACGAAGGCGACCCCAAGAAGGCGCACAAGATGGTCGACGACGCCGCGGACGCCGGCGTCCAGGTCGTCAAGATCCAGACCCACGTGGTCGACGACGAGATGATCCCGAACGACGTCGTGCCCGGCAACGCCGACGAGCCGATCTGGGACATGATGAACCGCGTCGCGCTCACCGCCGAGGACGAGCGCGAGATCAAGGCGCACGCCGAGGAGCGCGGGCTCGTCTTCCTGTCGACGCCGTTCTCGCGCGCCGCCGCCGACCGCCTGGCCGAGCTGGGGGTCGAGGGCTTCAAGATCGGCTCGGGGGAGTGCAACAACTACCCGCTGATCCGCCACGTGGCCTCGTTCGGCAAGCCGGTCATCCTCTCGACCGGGATGAACGACATCGCGTCCATCACCCCGGCCGTCGAGATCCTGCGGGCCGCGGGGGTCGGGTTCGCCCTGCTGCACTGCACGTCGCTGTACCCGACGCCGCCGGAGCAGGTGCGGCTCGGCGCGATCGCGGAGCTGCACGCCGCGTTCCCGGACGCCGAACTCGGGCTTTCCGACCACACCACCACGATCTACCCGTGCCTGGGCGCGGTCGCGCTCGGCGCTTCGGTGCTCGAGCGGCACTTCACGTCGGACATGAGCTGGCCGGGCCCGGACATCCCGGTCTCGTCGACCCCCGCCGAGTTCAAGCAGCTCGTCGAGGGCTCGCGGCTGATCCACGCCTCGCGCGGCGGGTCGAAGCAGATCCTGGCCGAGGAACAGCCGACGATCGACTTCGCCTACGCCTGCGTCGTCACCACCAAGGACGTCGCCGAGGGTGAGGCCCTGACCACGGACAACATCTGGGTCAAGCGCCCGGGCACCGGCGAGATCAAGGCGAAGGACTACGACAGCCTGCTCGGCCGCACCGTCAGCAAGGCGCTGCCGGCGAACACGCAGGTGAGCTGGGCGGACCTTGGCTGAGACCGGGCGGCGTGAGGTCCTCTTCCTCACCGGGACCCGCGCCGACTTCGGGAAGCTGCGGGACGTCATGCTCGCCGTGCAGCAGAGCTCGGTGCTGTCCGCCCGCATCGTCGTCACCGGCATGCACATGCTGCGCAGCTACGGCTACACGGTGCGCGAGATCGAGCTGGCCGGCCTGCAGCGGCTGCACCTCATCCCGAACCAGATCGAGGACGAGCCGATGGCGCTCGTGCTGGCCAACACCGTCCAGGCGCTGGCCAGGCTGGTGCACGAGGAGCAGCCCGCCGCGATCGTCGTGCACGGCGACCGGGTGGAGGCCCTCGCCGGCGCGATCGTCGGCTCGCTGGCGAACGTGCGGGTCGTCCACATCGAGGGCGGCGAGGTCAGCGGCACGATCGACGACGTCATCCGGCACTCGCTGTCGAAGCACGCCCACGTGCACCTGGTCGCCAACGAGACGGCCAGGCGTCGTCTCCTGCAGCTCGGCGAGGAGGAGGACCGGATCTTCGTCGTGGGCAGTCCCGAGGTGGACGTCCTGACGTCGGCGCGGCTGCCCGACCTCGACGAGGTCCGGCGCCACTACGAGATCCCGTTCACCGACTACGGCCTGCTGGCCCTGCACCCGGTGACGACCGAGCGCGACCAGAACCGGCGCAACGCGGCGGCCGTCGTCGACGCGGTGCTCACCGAGGGCAACTGGGTGGTCATCGACCCGAACAACGACGAAGGCTGCCGCGAGATCAGGAGCGAGCTCGACCGGCTCGAAGGCCCGCGGTTCGTGCGGCTGCCGTCGATGCGGTTCGAGTACTTCGTCACGTTGATGAAGAACGCGGCCGTCGTGCTGGGCAACTCGAGCGCCGGCGTGCGCGAGGCGCCCGTGCTGGGCACGCCGTCGGTCACCGTCGGCACCCGGCAGCGCAACCGGGCGATGGCGCCCAGCGTGCTGTCGGTCGAGCCCACCGCCGAAGCCGTCACGGCCGGGATCGGCAAGGCCCGCGCCATGGGCCGCTGCGAGCCGCACACCGAGTTCGGCGAGCCGGGCGCGCACCGCCGGATCATCGACCTCCTCGAAGGCGAGGAGATCTGGCGGCCCTCGCTGTACAAGGCCTTCGTGGACCGCTAACCGGCCGCGTGCTGCTCGGCGAGGACGAGGTCCGCGGCCGAATCGATGTCGATCGCGCGCTCGACCGGCACGAACTGGGGCCGCACCTCGGGGATGAAGAACCGCTCGTGGCGGCGGAGGTCGCCGGCGCGGACGAGGTAGATGCCGCCGGTGGGCCGCAGCACGACCGGCAGCGTCTGCCGGGGGGCTTCGAGGTCGGCCCAGTCGCGGACCGGGGCGATCCCGCCGTCCGGTGTCTCCAGGCACACCTTCAGCGGGTGGTGCTCGGTGGCGCGGCACATCTGCACGACCGAGCCGGTGGGCCGGTCCGCGTGGATGTCGAGGCACTCGGCGACGTCCCCGGCCGTGCGCAGCGGCGAAGTGGGCTGGAGCAGCAGGACGAGCGTCGAATCGGGGACGCCGAGCGTGTCGATCGCGTGGGTGACCGCGGGCAGGGTCCGGCTCGTCGCGTCCGCGAGGTGGGCGGGCCGCCGGACGGTCCGGGCACCTTCGGCCTCGGCCGCGGCGGCGATCTCGGCGTCGTCCGTGGTGACGACGACGTCCGCGATCCCGGCCGTGACGGCCGTGTGCACGGTGTGCGCGACCAGCGGACGGCCCCGGAAGAGCGCCAGGTTCTTGCCCGGCAGCCCGACGGAGCCGCCCCTCGCCGGGACGATGGCCAGCGCGGTCACAGAGGACCCCTTCCGGGTAACGACAGTGGTCTGTCGGCTATTGTCCGTCTGCTCGGCTGCCCCCTGACGGCGGCCCCGGACACCGTTGCCAATGGGGGAGCGATGAATCGGACTCAGTTCGCGGGCGAAGCGTCCGAGCAGCTCGACGAAGGTGACACCGGCCGCATGCTCCGTGAGCTCCTCACCGCCTACGCCCGTGGCCAGCGCGTCGAGACGATCGCCGTGGTCGGGAACGCGCCGATGGCGCCCGACGCCGAACGGGCCGCGCTGATCGACGGCAGCGACCTCGTCTTCCGCATGACGACCTTCGCGCTGGACGAGCCGGACGCCGAGCCGACCTACGGCCGCCGCACGGACGTCGTGGTGATCCACCGCGGGGTCATGGTCTCGCCCTACACGTTCGCCGACTACACCTCCCGCCTCTACCTGCTCGCCGAGCCGGGCCGGCTGTTCTGGGAACCCGAGACGCTGCCCGACTGGTGGCCCGCCGACCTGGGGTTCGTGCCGATTTCGAACCGGGAGTTCGTGCTGCCGCTGTCCCGGCTGCTCGGCCTTTCGGCGGACGAGAACGTCTGGGCCACGACCGGCACCCTGGTGACGTACCTGTGCCGGCAGCTGTTCCCGAAGGCGCTGGTGCGCCTCACCGGGGTGTCGATCGTGGAACGGCCGGACCAGACCGACTTCGAGCACGCCTGGGGCGGCAAGGTCGGGGTGACGGCGGAGCACCGGCTGCACGCGGAATCGAAGCTGCTGAGCACTTGGCGTGACTCCGGAAGAATCGAGATTATACAGTGAGTGACATTCGCGGAGTGGTGGTTCCCCGGGCGAAGGCGCTCGTAGGCATGGCCTGGCGACCGGTGATGGCGAGGCTGCGGCCGCGGATCGAGCAGATCGCGACCGACCGGATGCAGCCCGAGCTCGACCGGCTGCACGCGGACATCGCCGTGCTGCGCGAGGACCTCGGGCGGGCCACGCAGGACCTCGACGGCCATGTGAAGTGGCTCTACGACGAGCAGCGCCGGCTGGCGCCGCACCTGGCCGCCCTCGAAACGCGGGTCGCCGCCTTCGAACGACCGGGCGCGGTGGCCCGGCCCGACGGACGGCTCGAGTACGCCCCGGACGAGGCCGAGGAGGTCCGCGCCGAGCACGCGCGCATCCGCGCGCGCCTGGCCGCGATCTCCAAGTACGAAGAGCGCCTGGCCCGCCTGGAAGCGGACCTCGCGGCCACCCGCGAGGTGGCCGGCTGAGCCTCGTCGACACCAGGAGGCCCGGCGTGCTCCGGCGGGCCTCCTGGGCATGGCTGCTGCTCCTGGTCCCGCTGGCGCTGACGATCGCCTGGACCGGGCTCAACCACGACGTCCGGTTCGTCCTCGGCACGCTCCAGACGGCCGGTCGGGCGGGGCTGTCGCCGTCCGAGGTCTTCGTCCACCGGCCGATGGCCTACCGGCTGGTGCTGGCGGCCGGTGACGCCGGGAGCGCGCTGCCGCTGCCCGTCCGGGAAGCCGTCGTGCGGGTCCTGGCACTGGGCGCCGTCCTGCTGGTTTCGCTGCTGCTGCGCGCCGGCCTCCGGCGGTACCGCCCGGCCCAGGAGGCGACGGCCGTCGCCGCGGCCACGGGCGTCGCGCTGGCGCTGGCCCCGAACTGGGACTTCCTGCAGCCCGAGTGGCTGGCCGCGGTGTTCGCGGCCGGCGGGGTGGGCGCGGCCCTGCGGATCCCGCGGCTGGTCCCCGCCACGGTGGCCGGTGGGGTGTTCCTGGCCCTCGCCGTGCTGGTCAAGTACACGACGGCGCCGACCGCGCTGGTCGCTCTGGGAGTCGTCGCGGTGCTCGACCGGCGGCGCGCGCTGCTCACCGGTGTGCTCGGCGTGCCGATCTGCCTCGGCCTGTTCGGGCTGACGGTGCTGGTCGAGCCGCGCGAGTGGCGGTGGCTCGGCGAGCTGTCCTCCCTCAACGGCGGAAGCCCGCTCAGCCGCGGCTGGGCGCTGAGCGACGTGCAGGCGCTCGCCGGGACGGTGCTGAACGAGGCCGTGGGGGTCCCGGCGGTGGCCCTGCTCCCGGTGAGCGTCGCCGTGCTGGTGCGGCTGGCGCCGGGGCGGCGGGCGCGCCTGGCGTGGCTCCTCCTGCCCGCGGCCGCGGTTCTCGTCGTGCTCGCGGCGGTCGTGCTGCAGGGACAGTGGTTCCAGTACCACCTGGCGGCCCTGGTGCCCTTCGCGGCCGCGCTCGGCGCACTCGCCGTGGCGCGGTGGTCAGCCGAGCACGGCGGTCCTTCCCGGGCGCTGGTGCTGGTCGCGATCGTGCTCGGCGCCGGGGTACCGATCGTCTCGGCGGCGACGACGGAGTGGCGCCTGGCGCACGGGACGCCCGTGTACGCGGCGCTGACGGGGCTGGTCGTCGCGGGCGTGCTGTTCGCGGCGAGGGATCGTGGCCGGACCTGGCCGGTGGTGGCGGTGCTCGCCGCGTCGGCGGTGTTCGCGGTCCCGGTGTGGCCGAGCGCGCCCTACTCGTTCGACGGGATCCACCCGGACTACACGAACTCCGAGCGGGTCGCGGCCGCCGAGCTCGACGAGCGCCTGATCGCGCCGGTCCGCGCCCGCATCGGGGCGGACACGCCCGTGGTGTACCTGGCGTTCGGCGACATGGCGTACTTCTTCGGCAACCCGGAGAACTGCCGGTACCCGGCGCCCGTGTTCGTGCAGCGCGGCACGTACATCCCGGCCGTGCGCGGGCTGGAGAGCTACCGGGAGAACCTGGCCTGCTTCGAGCACCCGGACGCCCGGTACCTCGTGGTGCAGCCGTCCTGGCTGGCCCTGGACCGCCTGCCGGCCGAGGTCGCCGCCGGCGTGCGCAGCCGCTTCGACTGTGATCGCCCTTTGCCCGCGGGCCAGCTGACGGTCTGTCCGCGGCGCTGAGTTGTCCACAGGTGTTGTCCACAGGCCCTCCGGTCTGTGGACAACTCCCGCGGCGAACGTCAGAGGTACTGGCCGGTGCCGGAAATGCCCGGTCCGTGCTCGTGCCCGTGGCCGGCGGCGGCCGCCCCCGACGGACCCGCCGGGAGGCCGCGGCGCATCTGCTCCAGCTGGACCCGGGCCGCCATCTGCTGGGCGAACAACGCCGTCTGGATCCCGCTGAACAGGCCCTCCAGCCAGCCCACCAGCTGGGCCTGGGCGATCCGCAGCTCCGCGTCCGACGGCGTCGAGTCGTCCGTGAACGGGCGGACCAGGCGCTCCAGCTCGTCCTGCAGCTCCGGGGCCAGCGCCTTCTCCAGCTCGCGGATCGACGTCTGGTGGATCTCGCGGACCCGCGTGCGGGACGCGTCGTCCAGCGGGGCCGCGCGGACCTCCTCCAGGAGCTGCTTGATCATCGTGCCGATGCGCATCACCTTCGCCGGCTCTTCGACGAGGTCGCCCACCGACTCCGGGTGGTCGCCGTCGACGGGGGCGCTGCCCACCGGTGTGCCGTCCGGTCCGACGACCACCACGTGGGGTGAAGATTCGTGCCCCGGGTCACCCGCTGTGAAGTTCGGCTCGGTCATGTGCTCCATCCTGGCTTGCGTTCGACACGCTCCGCGACACCCACGGGGTGTCCGTCTCCGAGCGTAGCCGCAAACCGGGTTCCCGGTGGCTCTCCACCCAACCCCGGACGCACGGCGAAACCGCACGTCCGTACGGTGTCCCCATGGCGTTCGACGTCGCTCGTATCCGTGGGCTCTTTCCCGCGCTGGGTGACGGCTGGATTCACTTCGACGGCGCCGCCGGAATGCTGGTCCCGGAACAGGTCGCTTCGGCCGTGTCCACGGCGATGCGCGCCCCGGTGTCCGGGCCGGGCGGAGCGTTTCCGGCCTCACAGCGCGCGGAAAGCATCGTGACCGCGGCCCGCCGGGCCGTGGCCGACCTGGTCGGTGCCGACCCGGCTGCCGTCGTGCTCGGGCCGAGCGCGCCGGTCATGCTGCGCCGGCTCGTCGACGCGCTCGCCGAGCGCTGGACCATCGGCGACGAAGTCGTCGTGTCCCGGCTCGACGAACAGGCGAACCTGGCGCCCTGGCAGCGCGCCGCCAAGCGCGTCGGCGCCGTCGTGCGCTGGGGCGAAATCGACATCGAGACCTGCGAGCTGCCCGCGTGGCAGTACGAGCAGCTCGTGTCCGCGCGCACCAAGGCCGTCGCCGTCACGCTCGCGTCCGGCTCCGTCGGCACCCGGCCGGACGTGCCGACGATCATCGAGTTCGCCAAGCGGGTCGGCGCGCTCGTCGTCGTCGACGCCACCTACGCCGCGCCGTTCCTGCCGCTCGACATCAACGCCCTCGGCGCCGACGTCATGGTCGTGTCCGCGCAGGCCTGGGGCGGCCCGTCGGTGGGCGCCCTCGTCTTCCGCGACCCCGAGCTCATCGAGCGGATCCCGTCGGCCTCGCTCGACCCGATGGCCCGCGGCGCCGCCCGCCTGGAGCTCGGCCCGCACGCCTATCCGCTGCTCGCCGGGCTGATCGCGTCGATCGACTACCTCTCGGGCCTCGACGACGCCGCCACCGGCTCCCGCCGCGAGCGCCTGGTCACCTCGCTCG contains the following coding sequences:
- a CDS encoding ABC transporter ATP-binding protein — its product is MVSIDVQNAFVDFPIFDAKTRSMKKKVLGKVGGKIGTDTKVPIIEALHDVTLNLREGDRVGLVGHNGAGKSTLLRLLAGIYEPTRGSARIDGKIAPVFDLGVGMDPEISGEENIIIRGLFLGMTAKEMEKRVDDIAEFTELGDYLKMPLRTYSTGMRVRLALGVVTSIDPEILILDEGIGAVDAAFLNKARDRLKDLVKRSGILVFASHADEFLFELCDSALWMDEGHIKQQGSLRDVLTGYKGRDPFQDMSKETLQRLGIEPVATTNGGE
- a CDS encoding ABC transporter permease; protein product: MHATSTVQAADSPVATPAPPASDSKTFSRAFADIKAGFRARELWGHLGWQDIKQRYRRSVIGPFWITISQAVIALGLGLLYSQLFNAPIEVFLPYLSTGFILWGFISGCLAEGMETFISNEGLIKQLPAPLSVYMLRTVWRQTLLLAHNMIVYVVILVIFFSALDNQYSLGSPDGLCHAGLYCHPGLSWNILLAIPGFFLLALNAGWVTLLLGIISTRFRDIPQVINSLIQLLFYGTPIVWPVDQLMGGGVRSGISWVLPIIQANPLYHFMQVVRAPLIGQSFTPGNWIVVGSITVVGWALALVAMRNYRARVSYWV
- a CDS encoding N-acetylneuraminate synthase family protein — its product is MFMLGEHPVGADHPPLVIAEIGINHEGDPKKAHKMVDDAADAGVQVVKIQTHVVDDEMIPNDVVPGNADEPIWDMMNRVALTAEDEREIKAHAEERGLVFLSTPFSRAAADRLAELGVEGFKIGSGECNNYPLIRHVASFGKPVILSTGMNDIASITPAVEILRAAGVGFALLHCTSLYPTPPEQVRLGAIAELHAAFPDAELGLSDHTTTIYPCLGAVALGASVLERHFTSDMSWPGPDIPVSSTPAEFKQLVEGSRLIHASRGGSKQILAEEQPTIDFAYACVVTTKDVAEGEALTTDNIWVKRPGTGEIKAKDYDSLLGRTVSKALPANTQVSWADLG
- the neuC gene encoding UDP-N-acetylglucosamine 2-epimerase; protein product: MAETGRREVLFLTGTRADFGKLRDVMLAVQQSSVLSARIVVTGMHMLRSYGYTVREIELAGLQRLHLIPNQIEDEPMALVLANTVQALARLVHEEQPAAIVVHGDRVEALAGAIVGSLANVRVVHIEGGEVSGTIDDVIRHSLSKHAHVHLVANETARRRLLQLGEEEDRIFVVGSPEVDVLTSARLPDLDEVRRHYEIPFTDYGLLALHPVTTERDQNRRNAAAVVDAVLTEGNWVVIDPNNDEGCREIRSELDRLEGPRFVRLPSMRFEYFVTLMKNAAVVLGNSSAGVREAPVLGTPSVTVGTRQRNRAMAPSVLSVEPTAEAVTAGIGKARAMGRCEPHTEFGEPGAHRRIIDLLEGEEIWRPSLYKAFVDR
- a CDS encoding cytidylyltransferase domain-containing protein codes for the protein MTALAIVPARGGSVGLPGKNLALFRGRPLVAHTVHTAVTAGIADVVVTTDDAEIAAAAEAEGARTVRRPAHLADATSRTLPAVTHAIDTLGVPDSTLVLLLQPTSPLRTAGDVAECLDIHADRPTGSVVQMCRATEHHPLKVCLETPDGGIAPVRDWADLEAPRQTLPVVLRPTGGIYLVRAGDLRRHERFFIPEVRPQFVPVERAIDIDSAADLVLAEQHAAG
- a CDS encoding bacterial proteasome activator family protein; the protein is MEHMTEPNFTAGDPGHESSPHVVVVGPDGTPVGSAPVDGDHPESVGDLVEEPAKVMRIGTMIKQLLEEVRAAPLDDASRTRVREIHQTSIRELEKALAPELQDELERLVRPFTDDSTPSDAELRIAQAQLVGWLEGLFSGIQTALFAQQMAARVQLEQMRRGLPAGPSGAAAAGHGHEHGPGISGTGQYL
- a CDS encoding cysteine desulfurase-like protein; amino-acid sequence: MAFDVARIRGLFPALGDGWIHFDGAAGMLVPEQVASAVSTAMRAPVSGPGGAFPASQRAESIVTAARRAVADLVGADPAAVVLGPSAPVMLRRLVDALAERWTIGDEVVVSRLDEQANLAPWQRAAKRVGAVVRWGEIDIETCELPAWQYEQLVSARTKAVAVTLASGSVGTRPDVPTIIEFAKRVGALVVVDATYAAPFLPLDINALGADVMVVSAQAWGGPSVGALVFRDPELIERIPSASLDPMARGAARLELGPHAYPLLAGLIASIDYLSGLDDAATGSRRERLVTSLGSAKSYHAGLLAQLSTELLSLRHIMVIGNAMRRIPALAFAVAGKKAPEVAEYLATQGLCAFADDGTSGVFASLGVGEVGGAVRIGLAHYSNVFEINQLVRVLEELR